CTGACACCCTCGAGGGTAAACTGTCCTTTGGCTATTCGGTTTCCGACCCTGCCGCAAACAGCCCCAAAATAGGGCTCCTCGGAGGTGAGATAATCATCGATAGAGGGATGTCCCGTCACCACGTCGGTCAGTTGACCCGACTTGTCGGGAACCATCAGCGAAACGATCTTTGCACCGTAGTTGGTTACCGTGACCTCACAGCCTCTCTTGTTTGTCAAAGTGTATAACCCGGTTTGCCTGCCATCCACACTTTTTTCAAATGCTTCCGCAAGCAAACCGGATTTGCTATACATTGCTTTCATGTAATTCTCCTGGTTTTAAAGATAAGATTGAGATGAAGATTGATCTTTTGTAAAAGTGATGTAAAATTAACACAGTTTTTATTTATGGCCTAAACAAAAAGTGTGTTGTATAACATATAACCAATAATTAACATTTGATCTTACCGGTTGCACCATTCAAAAAACCTTGCTTTTTCAATCTTATCTGGTTTATATCAATTATTCAAAAATTCAGTATGTATCTTATTCTTTCTGCTGACCAACACCTTGTCGATACGGTTACCGTCGAGATCAACGATTTCGAAATGCAGGTTGTCATAGTCAAAGGTGTCACCCACGACAGGCATCTTGTTGATGCATGCGAACACGAAACCGGCCACGGTGGCGTAATCGATCTTGTCGAAATCGACAATGAACTCTTCGTCGATGCGGGTCAGGGTCTCTATGGGAGCCTCACCGCTCACCAGCGCCGAGTGTTCGTCACGCTGAAAATAGAGTGGATCGGCCGTCGACTCATCACTCTCCTCGGGGATGGTACCCACCAGGTTTTCAAAGATGTCATGTATGGTGATGATGCCATCGAGGCTGCCATACTCGTCAACCACCACCGCCACGAACCTGCGTATGTTCTTGAAGTTCTCCAACACCTTTTGTGCGCGCAGGGTACTGGGCACGATGATTGGCTCCATGATGAGATCTTCAATCCCGAAGGCTTCGCGGTTGTAAAGACGCAGAAGCAAATCGCGCACGGTGATGGTCCCCACGAACTCATCGATGGAGCCGTGACAGGCAAGTATCTTGCTGTGCCTTGTCTCCAGCAGATCATGTATGATCTCGTCCCTCCCCTTGTCGATGTCTACCCACTCCACATCGGTGCGGTGTGTCATCAGGTGTATCGCCTTCTTGTCGGAGAAATAAAACACCTGCTCGTGGATGATGTTCTCCTCCGCATCGATCACACCCTCACGGGATGCGGTCTTCAGCATTGCCCGCAGCTCCATCTCCGAAACCACCTCACTTCGGGGTCTGATGCCAATCAGCCTGTTGATGAGATTTGTGGAAAAGGAGAGCACCTTCACGAATGGGTAGAAGACAATGCTCACCAGGTGAATGGACGGGGCCACAGCGATTGCCAGCTTCTCCGGGTTGTTCAGTGCCATGGTCTTGGGCACCAGCTCGCCGATCACAATGGAGAGATAGGTGATAAGGACCACCACCACCACCATGGCAATGACATCGGCAAATGGGGCCAAGGGCGCGAACTGTTGGAAGAAAGGTACCAGGTATTGGGCAAAAGCTTGTCCACCGTAAGCACCATTGATGATGCCAATCAGGGTAATCCCCACCTGCACCGACGACAGGAAGTTATCCGGTTGGGCGCGCAGTGAGAGGGCACGTCGTGCGCCCTTGCTTCCTTTTTTACGTTCTGACTCCAGCTTGTTTTTTCTGGCCGACACGATGGCGATCTCAGAGAGTGCAAAGAAGCCATTGAGCAGGATCAGCAGGAAAATGATGATGATGTCTAACCACATAATCTGTTGGTTCGGGAAGAGTGTTCCCTATGTTTTACCAGAGGGGAGAGGGATAGCGGCCCTCATCTACCAGCTCTTTCAGTCGTGCCACCACTGAGGGCCGATCTTCGGCATAGGTAACGCCGAACCAGCTGGAGGGTGTATCAAGCACCTTCACACTTACGCTGCCCTCAACAATGAGGTGATTCACCAGCAGCGGAATGAAATATTCAGCCTTGATGTTCTCTGCATTCTCATTGAGGAACCGCACGAAATAATCGTCTGAATAGCGGAAGTAGTCGGGGGTGAAACCCCACATGTTCATTGATACAGGTGTATGATCGTCAATGGCCACCCATTGATCGTGTTCATCCTTATAGCTGACACGACCCTCTACACGCATCACCTGGGTACGTTCCACCACACCGGTGAGGTTACCCTCTGCATCGGTCTCGCAGACACCGCGTGCCACGGTACCACTTTCGGAGAGGGTGTTGCCCACACGGTAGCCCACCATGCAGTAAAGGTTTTCGCTCTCAGCCAATTTTTTCAGGTAATCACCCAGGATGGAAAAGCTCTCACGCCCGTAGAAATCGTCGGCGTTAATTACGGCGAAGGGTTCATGGATCACCTCCTTGCCCATCATCACCGCGTGGTTGGTACCCCACGGCTTCACCCTGTCGGGATGGGGGGTGAATCCTGCCGGCAGGGCATCCAGTTCCTGGAACACCAGCTCTACCGGTATCTTTTTCTCGTACTTTTTAACGATCTTATCCCTGAAATCAGCTTCGAATGATTTGCGGATCACGAAGACCAGCTTACCGAAACCGGCGTTCACCGCATCATAGATGGAATAATCCATGATAGTCTCACCCGACGGACCCACTCCGTCCATCTGTTTCAGGCCACCGTAACGGCTGCCCATCCCTGCTGCCAGTACAAATAATGTAGGTTTCATTCGCTTTATTTTCTTTGGTTGTTGTTTGAAGCACAAATGTACACTATTTTAGGCAAACAGTCGGAACGAAAAACGATAAAAATCGGCAACAATGGTGCATCATTACAGGAGGTGAATGCAAAAAAGCTATCTTTGCTTGTCAGTTCTTATAAAAACGTGATATGCCGATTGACTTGAACAAACTGGTAGCCGAATGTACCTTTCAGACTGCACGCAGCAGCGGTAGCGGGGGGCAGAACGTGAACAAGGTGGAGACGAAAGTGATCCTGCTGTTTGATGTATCAGGCTCTCAATCGCTCACCGATGAGCAAAAGCAATTGTTATCGGAGCGAATGAAAAACAGAATTACGAACGGTGGGATCCTGCAGCTCTCATGCGAAAGAGAACGCAGCCAGCTGATGAACAAGAAAAGTGTGGTTCGTCAGTTTGAAAATTTACTGCTGAGTGCACTCAAACCGGTCAAAAAGAGAAACAAGACCAGGCCTACAGCAGCCTCGGTGCGAAAACGACTGGAGAAGAAAAAGCAAATTGGGGAGAAGAAAAAAAGACGCAGCGATATTGATTATTGAAGCCGGCAGCTCACGATGGGTTGTTCACTTGCTCAAAAGCCTTCCAGAGATTGTCATCCATCAAGGGTGCCGTAACGTTGATCAGCTCTTTTGATACCGGATGGACAAAAGAGATGCTCCGGGCATGAAGACTGATGCTGCCATCAGGGTTGGAACGTTCTGCCCCATATTTCAGATCTCCCTTGATGGGACACCCTATTTTCGCCAGCTGACAACGTATCTGGTGATGTCTACCGGTTTCCAGTTTTATTTCCAACAGGTGATACTTCTCTGAGGATGCGATCAGCTTATAACGCAAAACCGCCTTTTTCGTATTGGGTTTCTCACTGAGGTAAGCAGTCGACTTGTTGTTCTTTTCGTTCTTGATCAGGTAGTGAACCAAGATATCCTCCTCCAGCGGTGGTCGTTTTTTCACCACTGCCCAGTAGGTCTTGTCCACCTCCCCTTTACGGAACAGCTCATTGAGCCGCGACAACGCCTTGCTGGTGCGGGCAAACACCACCACCCCACTGGTAGGCCGGTCGAGACGGTGTGTCACCCCGCAAAAGACGTTGCCGGGCTTGTGGTACTTCTCCTTTAGATACTCCTTTACAATATCAGAAAGAGGCTTGTCACCGGTCTTGTCGCCCTGGACAATCTCCCCCGGTAACTTATTGACAATGATGATGTGATTGTCCTCGTACAATACGGTCATACCCAATCAGGTATTCATCCCGCCGCAGACGTTGATCACCTGACCGCTCACGTACGAAGAGAGGTCGGACGCGAGGAAAACCGCTGTATTCGCAACATCTTCAGGCGTACCTCCACGGCGCAGCGGGATCTGCTTGGCCCACTCGTTGCGCACCTCTTCCGAAAGGGCACCGGTCATCTCGGTGATGATGAATCCCGGGGCGATGGCGTTGGCACGGATGCCTCTCGAGCCAAGCTCCTTGGCAATCGATTTGGCCAATCCGATCATCCCTGCCTTGGATGCGGAATAGTTGGACTGTCCGGCATTACCTGAGACACCCACCACTGAGCTCATGTTGACGATGCTGCCTGATTTCTGACGCATCATGATGGGGGTGATGGCATGAATGAAGTTGAATGCCGATTTCAGGTTCACGTTGATCACCGCATCCCACTGCTGCTCGCTCATACGCATCATCAGGCCATCTTTGGTGATGCCTGCATTGTTGATCAGGATATCGATGCGTCCAAAATCCTTCATGATCTCCTCCACCACGCGGTGGGTATCATCAAAGTCGGCCGCGTTGGAGGCGTATCCCTTGCATTTCACACCCATGGAGGCGATCTCATGTTCGGTAGCTTCTCCCGCTTCGTCGATCTTCAGGTCTGTGAATGCAATATTTGCACCTTCGGATGCGAACCTGAGTGCGATGGCTTTACCAATACCCCTGGCTGCTCCGGTGATGACTGCTGTTTTTCCTTCCAGTAACTTCATATAAATATTCATTTTTTTGTGTAAATTCCCTTGAAGAGGATACCGGCAATGATTTCCCTGTCCTCTTTCTTGTTGTAATCGAGTCGCATGGCTCCTCGTATGGTTGGTACTTCCAATCCTTTAAAGGCATAATGAAGGATCTCGGCGGTCTGACGGGCATCTTCAAGCTGGAAGATACCCTTGTCGAGGCCATCTTGTATGATCAATTCCAGGAAATGGATCTCTTTTCGGTCGAATTCTTTCCGCACGTTTTCCACCTGCCAAATATCGCGAAAGAAATCGGCCCGCAGGGTACCGTTGCGGGTTACTACCTCCTTGATGGCACTCAACCGGGTGAATGCCATCAGGATCAGCTTCTCATCCGCCGGAATGTCACGCAAGAGCACCTCCTCCAGCTTACCGTAGAGGACATTCAGTTCCGACTCAATCACGGCCTTGAAGATGTCATACTTGCTGCTAAAATAGGTGTAGAGGGTTCGTCTGCCACGGTGTGAAGCTTCAGCAATGTCATTCATCGTGGTATTCTCGAGTCCTTTTTTTGCGAAAAGTTGTCGAGCCACATCTATAAGATTCTTTTTGGTTTTAGAAATAGCTGATGTCACGTTGTTTGCACATTAATAGTATATATGTGTAAAAATAGTACAAAGATTTCAGAAAAAGAAAGCAAAGACAAAAAAAGTTATTTTTTCGCTTTCTCAAGGAGCGTGGTAGCTTCACACACTTCTCTGTACCAATCTTCGCCGAACCTCCGTATCAGTGGCTCCCGCAGGAAGCGGTAGAGGGGCACCCCCTCCTTGCGTCCCAACTTCACAGCAGGGCGGCAGACCGACCACTGGTGGTAATTGACGGCAGTATAATCGGCATACTCTGTCAATCGTATCGGATAGAGATGACAGGATATCGGTTTTTGTACCGTTGTTCTACCCTCTCGGTAAGCGGTATCGATGGCACACTTGCAGATACCGTTTTCATCGAAGTAGGTAAAGACACACTCCTCTCCGTTTATGATGGAGGTAACCAGCTCACCATCGGTGTCGGTGTAGGAGATCCCCTGTGTTGATATCAGCTCCTGCGCTTTGGGTGAGAGATCATCCCAGATTTCGGGCAGTATTTCCTGTATCTGATCATGCTCCTCTCTGGTGAGAGGTGCGCCCGATTCGCCATCCACACAGCATTGACCTTTGCACTTACAGAGGTCACAGATGAACTGTGCTTCAAATATATCGTTCGAGAGAAGTGTATTTGCGATTTGTATCATTGTTGTTGGGTTGTTGTCTGTTGTTGGGTCGTTCTACTCCTTTTCATCAATAGGTGAAACAGCAGCAGCGTGCCCAGTGCACTCATCACTGCTGTGATCAGGAAAGGCAAGGTGAGCGGTAACTCATCCAGCTTCCGGAACCAGGATGCATCACCCCAGAAATAGTGGAGGAGGATCACCGAGGCGTTGTTGACAAAGTGAAAGAGAATGGGAATCCAGAGATTGCGACTGTAAAGAAAGAGGTAGCCCAGCAATGCCCCCAGCAGCATCCTGGGCAGAAAGCCGTAGAACTGGAAGTGCACCAGGCTGAAGATGGCCGCCGTGATCCAGACAGCGGCATGACCGCTTCTGAGCCATTCCCCCAGCAGTTGTTGCAGTGCTCCCCGAAAAAAGAGCTCTTCGGAGAGCGCTGCCAGCAGCGCCACCACCAGCAGGTTTAGCAGCAAGCCCCCCACACTGTTGAGCGAGAGGATCTGTTGTGTGGTCTCCATCGCTGCATCTTCCATTGCACGCATGGTTTTTTCCAGTTCACTGAACGCTTCCGGCAGCACCATCTGACTGTTCCATTGTGAAAGAAAAGAGGTAAAGGGGTAAGAAATGAGAAAAATGGCCAGCGTGTAGAGGATGTGACCTCCCCAACTAACGTTGTCTCTCATCCCGAGGTAACCGGTTCCATTTCTATCGATGCTGTAGGCGAGCAACATTGCAGGCACCACAAAGACTAAAAAAGACTGTACCACGGTACCGATGTAGATCATCTTCACAGCATCCCCGTCACCACCATTCGTCACCGTTCCTATGAGCGTGATCAGGCCACCCGCAAGGATCAAGCCTATCAGCATCAGCAAGAAAAGGAAAATGATCCGGGTGCCCGTGGTCATTGAATGAAGGGGGTTGTACATGAATCGATATCTTTTTGCGGCAAAGATAGGGATTTTTTGGGAGATGGGTGCAGGAGGCTGGAAGTGGGATACGGGAGAGATACAAAATATTTTTTGCAGATTGGAAGAATAACACTATTTTTGCACTCTTATTTCAAAACTATATCAAACGGTTGAAATATACCTACTTTCAACTTAAAAAAATCATTCATCCCAATGAAGTCAACACTGAATAAAACGAGCGATGTAAACGGAACCATCGTCATAGAACTGGAAAAAGAGGATTATCAGGAAAAGGTGGAAAAATCGCTGAACCAGTACCGTCAGCGTGCCAACATCCCCGGCTTTCGCCAGGGCAAGGTGCCCAAGAGCGTGATCCGCAAAATGTATGGTAAAGCGGTGCTGGTAGACGAGATCAACAAAATAGTCTCAGACGAGCTGGGCAATTTCATCCGCGAGAACAAGCTGAAGATCCTGGGTGAACCGATGGCTGACGACAGCGAAGAGAAACAGGTGGACCTGGAGAAGGATGAGACTATGAGCTTCTACTTTGATGTAGCCCTCACCCCGGAGTTTGAGCTGACGCTCGACAAAGAGACCGAGCTGACCTGGTACAACGTGAAACTGGAGGCAGACCTGCTCGACAAACAGATGGATGGCTACCGTCAAAACTACGGCACCTACGAAGCCGTTGAAGAAGAGGCCAAGGATACCGACCTGATTAAAGGCACCCTCACCGAGATGGAAGGGGAGCAGGTGAAAGAAGGAGGAGAGGTGATTGAAAATGCCATCCTGATGCCCTCCTACGTGAAAGATGAAACCACCAAAAATAGCTTCATCGGCGCCAAGGTGGGTGACAGCATTGTTTTCAACCCGTTGAACGCCTACGACAACAACAAGGCCGAGGTAGCCTCTCTGCTGCAGACCACCAAGGAGCAAGTTGGTGAAATCACTTCCGACTATCGTTTCGACATCAAGGAGGTAACCCGTTACAAGGAAGCCGAGATGAACCAGGAGCTGTTCGACAAGGTGTTGGGAGAAGGAGTATCCACATCGGAAGAGGATTTCCGTGAGAAGGTATCCGCAGAGCTGACACGTCAGTTCAAGCCAAGCGTGGACCACCTATTCATTCACCAGGCAAAGGATCTGATCGTGGAGAAGATGAAGGATGTCGCTTTCCCCGATGAGTTCCTGAAACGTTGGCTGCTGGAGAGCAGTAGTGAACGCACCGAGGAACAACTGGAAGAGGATTACCCCAGGATCCTGGAAGACCTCAAGTTCCACATCGCCAAGCAGAAGATCGTAGATGAGA
This genomic window from Dysgonomonadaceae bacterium zrk40 contains:
- a CDS encoding HlyC/CorC family transporter codes for the protein MWLDIIIIFLLILLNGFFALSEIAIVSARKNKLESERKKGSKGARRALSLRAQPDNFLSSVQVGITLIGIINGAYGGQAFAQYLVPFFQQFAPLAPFADVIAMVVVVVLITYLSIVIGELVPKTMALNNPEKLAIAVAPSIHLVSIVFYPFVKVLSFSTNLINRLIGIRPRSEVVSEMELRAMLKTASREGVIDAEENIIHEQVFYFSDKKAIHLMTHRTDVEWVDIDKGRDEIIHDLLETRHSKILACHGSIDEFVGTITVRDLLLRLYNREAFGIEDLIMEPIIVPSTLRAQKVLENFKNIRRFVAVVVDEYGSLDGIITIHDIFENLVGTIPEESDESTADPLYFQRDEHSALVSGEAPIETLTRIDEEFIVDFDKIDYATVAGFVFACINKMPVVGDTFDYDNLHFEIVDLDGNRIDKVLVSRKNKIHTEFLNN
- a CDS encoding nucleotidyltransferase, whose translation is MKPTLFVLAAGMGSRYGGLKQMDGVGPSGETIMDYSIYDAVNAGFGKLVFVIRKSFEADFRDKIVKKYEKKIPVELVFQELDALPAGFTPHPDRVKPWGTNHAVMMGKEVIHEPFAVINADDFYGRESFSILGDYLKKLAESENLYCMVGYRVGNTLSESGTVARGVCETDAEGNLTGVVERTQVMRVEGRVSYKDEHDQWVAIDDHTPVSMNMWGFTPDYFRYSDDYFVRFLNENAENIKAEYFIPLLVNHLIVEGSVSVKVLDTPSSWFGVTYAEDRPSVVARLKELVDEGRYPSPLW
- the arfB gene encoding aminoacyl-tRNA hydrolase — its product is MPIDLNKLVAECTFQTARSSGSGGQNVNKVETKVILLFDVSGSQSLTDEQKQLLSERMKNRITNGGILQLSCERERSQLMNKKSVVRQFENLLLSALKPVKKRNKTRPTAASVRKRLEKKKQIGEKKKRRSDIDY
- a CDS encoding RNA pseudouridine synthase: MTVLYEDNHIIIVNKLPGEIVQGDKTGDKPLSDIVKEYLKEKYHKPGNVFCGVTHRLDRPTSGVVVFARTSKALSRLNELFRKGEVDKTYWAVVKKRPPLEEDILVHYLIKNEKNNKSTAYLSEKPNTKKAVLRYKLIASSEKYHLLEIKLETGRHHQIRCQLAKIGCPIKGDLKYGAERSNPDGSISLHARSISFVHPVSKELINVTAPLMDDNLWKAFEQVNNPS
- the fabG gene encoding 3-oxoacyl-[acyl-carrier-protein] reductase, with translation MKLLEGKTAVITGAARGIGKAIALRFASEGANIAFTDLKIDEAGEATEHEIASMGVKCKGYASNAADFDDTHRVVEEIMKDFGRIDILINNAGITKDGLMMRMSEQQWDAVINVNLKSAFNFIHAITPIMMRQKSGSIVNMSSVVGVSGNAGQSNYSASKAGMIGLAKSIAKELGSRGIRANAIAPGFIITEMTGALSEEVRNEWAKQIPLRRGGTPEDVANTAVFLASDLSSYVSGQVINVCGGMNT
- a CDS encoding TetR/AcrR family transcriptional regulator, producing the protein MTSAISKTKKNLIDVARQLFAKKGLENTTMNDIAEASHRGRRTLYTYFSSKYDIFKAVIESELNVLYGKLEEVLLRDIPADEKLILMAFTRLSAIKEVVTRNGTLRADFFRDIWQVENVRKEFDRKEIHFLELIIQDGLDKGIFQLEDARQTAEILHYAFKGLEVPTIRGAMRLDYNKKEDREIIAGILFKGIYTKK
- a CDS encoding DUF3109 family protein; translation: MIQIANTLLSNDIFEAQFICDLCKCKGQCCVDGESGAPLTREEHDQIQEILPEIWDDLSPKAQELISTQGISYTDTDGELVTSIINGEECVFTYFDENGICKCAIDTAYREGRTTVQKPISCHLYPIRLTEYADYTAVNYHQWSVCRPAVKLGRKEGVPLYRFLREPLIRRFGEDWYREVCEATTLLEKAKK
- a CDS encoding CPBP family intramembrane metalloprotease, yielding MYNPLHSMTTGTRIIFLFLLMLIGLILAGGLITLIGTVTNGGDGDAVKMIYIGTVVQSFLVFVVPAMLLAYSIDRNGTGYLGMRDNVSWGGHILYTLAIFLISYPFTSFLSQWNSQMVLPEAFSELEKTMRAMEDAAMETTQQILSLNSVGGLLLNLLVVALLAALSEELFFRGALQQLLGEWLRSGHAAVWITAAIFSLVHFQFYGFLPRMLLGALLGYLFLYSRNLWIPILFHFVNNASVILLHYFWGDASWFRKLDELPLTLPFLITAVMSALGTLLLFHLLMKRSRTTQQQTTTQQQ
- the tig gene encoding trigger factor; translation: MKSTLNKTSDVNGTIVIELEKEDYQEKVEKSLNQYRQRANIPGFRQGKVPKSVIRKMYGKAVLVDEINKIVSDELGNFIRENKLKILGEPMADDSEEKQVDLEKDETMSFYFDVALTPEFELTLDKETELTWYNVKLEADLLDKQMDGYRQNYGTYEAVEEEAKDTDLIKGTLTEMEGEQVKEGGEVIENAILMPSYVKDETTKNSFIGAKVGDSIVFNPLNAYDNNKAEVASLLQTTKEQVGEITSDYRFDIKEVTRYKEAEMNQELFDKVLGEGVSTSEEDFREKVSAELTRQFKPSVDHLFIHQAKDLIVEKMKDVAFPDEFLKRWLLESSSERTEEQLEEDYPRILEDLKFHIAKQKIVDENELKVEYQDIEALAAEVAKAQFAQYGMSNLPADVLQNYTKSLLEKEETVQNLVERATEDKVIEWLKANVTVVEQEIESKAFNDLMSEHSHTHHEEVEDETAATDASEE